A window from Triplophysa dalaica isolate WHDGS20190420 chromosome 3, ASM1584641v1, whole genome shotgun sequence encodes these proteins:
- the ctdsplb gene encoding CTD (carboxy-terminal domain, RNA polymerase II, polypeptide A) small phosphatase-like b isoform X1: MDNTSIITQVTNPKEEEILSSNAEKVSLSNGSLKKKRTRSIFSSLFCCLRSPDVETPASPNNNSSPLPPPVEENGAPPKCDQVEVIPIPSPPEKYLLSEVNINDYGKKCVVIDLDETLVHSSFKPISNADFIVPVEIDGTVHQVYVLKRPHVDEFLQKMGELFECVLFTASLAKYADPVADLLDQWGVFRVRLFRESCVFHRGNYVKDLSRLGRELRNVIIVDNSPASYIFHPENAVPVQSWFDDMTDTELLDLLPFFEGLSKEEDVYGVLQNLRGR, encoded by the exons ATGGACAACACGTCCATAATAACGCAGGTTACGAACCCAAAGGAGGAGGAGATACTATCGTCAAATGCTGAGAAAG TTTCGCTGTCTAACGGCAGTCTGAAGAAGAAGAGAACTCGAAGCATCTTCAGCTCATTGTTCTGCTGCCTGAGAAGTCCTGATGTCGAAACCCCTGCCAGccccaacaacaacagcagcccTCTGCCCCCTCCTGTGGAGGAGAACGGAGCTCCGCCAAAG TGTGACCAGGTTGAGGTCATCCCTATTCCCAGT CCTCCAGAGAAGTACCTCCTGTCTGAGGTTAACATAAATGACTATGGAAAGAAGTGTGTGGTAATAGACTTGGATGAGACTCTGGTGCACAGCTCTTTCAAG CCTATAAGCAATGCTGATTTCATCGTACCGGTGGAGATAGACGGCACAGTGCATCAG GTATATGTGCTCAAAAGACCCCACGTGGACGAGTTCCTGCAGAAAATGGGCGAACTGTTTGAATGTGTGCTTTTCACAGCCAGCCTAGCCAAG TATGCCGACCCGGTGGCTGACCTGCTGGACCAGTGGGGTGTTTTCCGGGTGCGACTCTTCCGAGAATCCTGTGTTTTCCACAGAGGGAACTATGTTAAAGACCTAAGCCGGCTCGGCAGAGAGCTCAGGAATGTCATCATTGTGGACAACTCTCCTGCTTCCTACATTTTCCATCCCGAAAATGCT GTTCCGGTGCAGTCGTGGTTTGATGACATGACTGACACAGAGCTCCTGGACCTGCTGCCTTTCTTTGAGGGACTGAGCAAAGAGGAGGACGTGTATGGAGTTCTGCAGAACCTTAGGGGCAGGTAG
- the ctdsplb gene encoding CTD (carboxy-terminal domain, RNA polymerase II, polypeptide A) small phosphatase-like b isoform X2, which produces MDNTSIITQVTNPKEEEILSSNAEKVSLSNGSLKKKRTRSIFSSLFCCLRSPDVETPASPNNNSSPLPPPVEENGAPPKPPEKYLLSEVNINDYGKKCVVIDLDETLVHSSFKPISNADFIVPVEIDGTVHQVYVLKRPHVDEFLQKMGELFECVLFTASLAKYADPVADLLDQWGVFRVRLFRESCVFHRGNYVKDLSRLGRELRNVIIVDNSPASYIFHPENAVPVQSWFDDMTDTELLDLLPFFEGLSKEEDVYGVLQNLRGR; this is translated from the exons ATGGACAACACGTCCATAATAACGCAGGTTACGAACCCAAAGGAGGAGGAGATACTATCGTCAAATGCTGAGAAAG TTTCGCTGTCTAACGGCAGTCTGAAGAAGAAGAGAACTCGAAGCATCTTCAGCTCATTGTTCTGCTGCCTGAGAAGTCCTGATGTCGAAACCCCTGCCAGccccaacaacaacagcagcccTCTGCCCCCTCCTGTGGAGGAGAACGGAGCTCCGCCAAAG CCTCCAGAGAAGTACCTCCTGTCTGAGGTTAACATAAATGACTATGGAAAGAAGTGTGTGGTAATAGACTTGGATGAGACTCTGGTGCACAGCTCTTTCAAG CCTATAAGCAATGCTGATTTCATCGTACCGGTGGAGATAGACGGCACAGTGCATCAG GTATATGTGCTCAAAAGACCCCACGTGGACGAGTTCCTGCAGAAAATGGGCGAACTGTTTGAATGTGTGCTTTTCACAGCCAGCCTAGCCAAG TATGCCGACCCGGTGGCTGACCTGCTGGACCAGTGGGGTGTTTTCCGGGTGCGACTCTTCCGAGAATCCTGTGTTTTCCACAGAGGGAACTATGTTAAAGACCTAAGCCGGCTCGGCAGAGAGCTCAGGAATGTCATCATTGTGGACAACTCTCCTGCTTCCTACATTTTCCATCCCGAAAATGCT GTTCCGGTGCAGTCGTGGTTTGATGACATGACTGACACAGAGCTCCTGGACCTGCTGCCTTTCTTTGAGGGACTGAGCAAAGAGGAGGACGTGTATGGAGTTCTGCAGAACCTTAGGGGCAGGTAG
- the plcd1b gene encoding 1-phosphatidylinositol 4,5-bisphosphate phosphodiesterase delta-1b isoform X1, giving the protein MQCVRKQNARSKSQELLHSEHIKAIASDNMRGLGLEGDTDLQFLLNGGDLVKVRSNSWKKNRYYKLQEDCKTMWHESKKPLKSKQTFSVEEIEAVRTGRQTEGLKKYTEDAVEGRAFSILFKGQQKSLDLIASSDEEAKKWVSGLEKVVSNTKNLTPLKKTAHWIYSCMSKADSNLDKKMSPKELKSFLQHINIAVDDEYAKILFEKCDASKCGYLDGKEIEHFYKILTQREEINVIYGKYAKTGGLMSAADLQNFLLKEQMEDTSQSDALQLIEKYEIDENAKVKQLMTKDGFLMYLHQPEGLIFNPTHKSLYQDMNQPLNHYFISSSHNTYLTEDQIKGPSSTDAYIKALLKGCRCVELDCWDGSDGEPVIYHGHTLTSKILFKDVIKAIKDFAFKTSEYPVILSLENHCSVEQQQIMAQHMISILGSALVTKPLGDKMPTCFPSPEELKGRFIVKGKSLGKLEDTFSDEANKADDGSVTEEEDDEGDEEQEKSKTSKSLKLAKELSDIVIYCKSVHFRGFEDSRDKQSFNEMASFKEGEAVKLAENSANEYISHNIDKLSRIYPSGLRADSSNYNPVPLWNVGCQIVALNFQTPCTEMDLNQGLFLQNGKSGYILKPSYLRDRATEFDPITLTRGPWLKQKILHVMVISAQQLPKVNESKHSVVDPLVQVQIYGVPADTTMKQTQYIENNGFNPMWNENFQFEVCVPDLALVRFLIEDYDSTSGNEFIGQNTLPFNSLRNGYHHVPLLNKNGDLISPAGLFVHIMVVNSE; this is encoded by the exons ATGCAGTGCGTACGAAAACAAAATGCACGGAGCAAGTCTCAAGAGTTACTACACAGCGAGCACATCAAGGCAATCGCGAGCGACAACATGAGAGGTCTAG GTTTGGAGGGTGATACAGACCTGCAGTTCTTGCTGAATGGAGGGGATCTTGTGAAAGTGCGCTCAAACTCATGGAAGAAGAATCGCTACTACAAGCTGCAGGAGGACTGCAAGACAATGTGGCACGAATCCAAAAAACCCTTGAAGTCCAAACAGACCT TTTCTGTTGAGGAAATCGAGGCGGTACGAACAGGCCGACAGACTGAGGGTTTGAAGAAGTACACTGAGGATGCAGTGGAGGGTCGAGCGTTCTCCATTCTGTTTAAGGGACAGCAGAAAAGCCTGGACCTGATCGCCAGCTCTGACGAGGAGGCCAAGAAGTGGGTCAGCGGTTTGGAGAAGGTCGTATCAAACACGAAAAATCTCACCCCACTAAAGAAGACTGCGCA CTGGATCTACAGCTGCATGAGTAAAGCAGATTCAAACTTGGACAAGAAGATGAGTCCTAAAGAGCTGAAGAGCTTTCTGCAGCACATAAACATTGCGGTGGATGATGAATACGCAAAGATCCTCTTTgag AAATGTGACGCATCCAAATGCGGATACCTGGACGGAAAGGAGATCGAGCATTTCTATAAAATCCTGACTCAGAGGGAAGAGATCAACGTAATCTATGGGAAATACGCAAAGACGGGTGGTCTCATGAGTGCCGCTGACCTGCAGAACTTCCTGTTGAAAGAGCAGATGGAGGACACGTCTCAGAGCGATGCTCTTCAGCTGATTGAGAAATATGAGATTGACGAAAACG CCAAAGTGAAACAGCTAATGACAAAGGATGGCTTCCTAATGTACCTGCACCAGCCGGAGGGCCTGATCTTTAACCCGACCCATAAGAGTCTTTACCAAGACATGAACCAGCCTCTCAACCATTATTTCATCTCCTCCTCTCACAACACATACCTGACGGAGGACCAGATCAAAGGACCCAGCAGCACTGATGCTTACATAAA AGCGCTTCTAAAAGGCTGTCGCTGTGTCGAGCTGGACTGCTGGGATGGATCTGATGGCGAGCCGGTCATTTATCACGGACACACTCTCACCTCGAAGATCCTCTTCAAGGATGTCATCAAAGCTATTAAAGACTTTGCCTTTAAG aCGTCTGAATATCCTGTGATCCTGTCTTTGGAGAACCATTGCAGTGTGGAGCAGCAGCAGATCATGGCTCAGCACATGATCTCCATCCTGGGTAGCGCTCTGGTCACCAAACCCCTCGGCGATAAGATGCCCACATGTTTTCCTTCCCCTGAG GAGCTAAAAGGTCGGTTTATAGTCAAAGGGAAGAGCCTGGGCAAACTTGAGGACACGTTTTCAGATGAAGCTAATAAAGCAGATGATGGAAGTGTAACGGAGGAAGAGGACGACGAAGGCGATGAAGAGCAAGAAAAGTCTAAG ACGTCAAAGTCACTGAAGTTAGCAAAGGAGCTGTCGGATATTGTCATCTACTGCAAAAGCGTTCACTTCCGTGGGTTTGAAGATTCTCGGGACAAACAGTCTTTTAATGAGATGGCCTCCTTTAAAGAGGGAGAGGCTGTAAAGCTGGCAGAGAACTCTG CAAATGAGTACATCAGTCACAATATAGACAAACTCAGCAGAATTTATCCATCTGGACTGAGGGCAGACTCTTCAAACTATAATCCTGTGCCTCTGTGGAATGTTGGCTGTCAGATAG TGGCCCTCAACTTTCAGACGCCCTGCACAGAGATGGATCTGAATCAGGGACTTTTCCTTCAAAACGGAAAGAGCGGCTATATTCTAAAGCCTTCTTACCTGCGGGACCGAGCCACAGAGTTTGACCCCATCACTCTCACTAGAGGACCGTGGTTAAAGCAAAAGATTCTTCACGTGATG GTGATCTCAGCCCAGCAGTTACCCAAAGTAAATGAGAGCAAGCACTCAGTTGTGGATCCTTTAGTTCAAGTGCAGATTTATGGTGTGCCAGCAGATACAACCATGAAACAAACACAGTACATTGAGAATAACG GGTTCAACCCAATGTGGAATGAAAACTTCCAGTTTGAAGTGTGTGTGCCGGATCTAGCACTAGTGCGCTTTTTGATCGAGGACTATGATTCTACATCAGGGAATGAGTTTATTGGGCAGAACACACTTCCCTTCAACAGTCTAAGAAATG GATACCACCATGTGCCACTGCTCAACAAGAATGGAGATCTGATTTCCCCGGCTGGGCTTTTTGTTCACATCATGGTTGTTAATTCTGAATAG
- the plcd1b gene encoding 1-phosphatidylinositol 4,5-bisphosphate phosphodiesterase delta-1b isoform X2: protein MDSNGTADKQGLEGDTDLQFLLNGGDLVKVRSNSWKKNRYYKLQEDCKTMWHESKKPLKSKQTFSVEEIEAVRTGRQTEGLKKYTEDAVEGRAFSILFKGQQKSLDLIASSDEEAKKWVSGLEKVVSNTKNLTPLKKTAHWIYSCMSKADSNLDKKMSPKELKSFLQHINIAVDDEYAKILFEKCDASKCGYLDGKEIEHFYKILTQREEINVIYGKYAKTGGLMSAADLQNFLLKEQMEDTSQSDALQLIEKYEIDENAKVKQLMTKDGFLMYLHQPEGLIFNPTHKSLYQDMNQPLNHYFISSSHNTYLTEDQIKGPSSTDAYIKALLKGCRCVELDCWDGSDGEPVIYHGHTLTSKILFKDVIKAIKDFAFKTSEYPVILSLENHCSVEQQQIMAQHMISILGSALVTKPLGDKMPTCFPSPEELKGRFIVKGKSLGKLEDTFSDEANKADDGSVTEEEDDEGDEEQEKSKTSKSLKLAKELSDIVIYCKSVHFRGFEDSRDKQSFNEMASFKEGEAVKLAENSANEYISHNIDKLSRIYPSGLRADSSNYNPVPLWNVGCQIVALNFQTPCTEMDLNQGLFLQNGKSGYILKPSYLRDRATEFDPITLTRGPWLKQKILHVMVISAQQLPKVNESKHSVVDPLVQVQIYGVPADTTMKQTQYIENNGFNPMWNENFQFEVCVPDLALVRFLIEDYDSTSGNEFIGQNTLPFNSLRNGYHHVPLLNKNGDLISPAGLFVHIMVVNSE from the exons ATGGATTCCAACGGCACTGCTGATAAACAAG GTTTGGAGGGTGATACAGACCTGCAGTTCTTGCTGAATGGAGGGGATCTTGTGAAAGTGCGCTCAAACTCATGGAAGAAGAATCGCTACTACAAGCTGCAGGAGGACTGCAAGACAATGTGGCACGAATCCAAAAAACCCTTGAAGTCCAAACAGACCT TTTCTGTTGAGGAAATCGAGGCGGTACGAACAGGCCGACAGACTGAGGGTTTGAAGAAGTACACTGAGGATGCAGTGGAGGGTCGAGCGTTCTCCATTCTGTTTAAGGGACAGCAGAAAAGCCTGGACCTGATCGCCAGCTCTGACGAGGAGGCCAAGAAGTGGGTCAGCGGTTTGGAGAAGGTCGTATCAAACACGAAAAATCTCACCCCACTAAAGAAGACTGCGCA CTGGATCTACAGCTGCATGAGTAAAGCAGATTCAAACTTGGACAAGAAGATGAGTCCTAAAGAGCTGAAGAGCTTTCTGCAGCACATAAACATTGCGGTGGATGATGAATACGCAAAGATCCTCTTTgag AAATGTGACGCATCCAAATGCGGATACCTGGACGGAAAGGAGATCGAGCATTTCTATAAAATCCTGACTCAGAGGGAAGAGATCAACGTAATCTATGGGAAATACGCAAAGACGGGTGGTCTCATGAGTGCCGCTGACCTGCAGAACTTCCTGTTGAAAGAGCAGATGGAGGACACGTCTCAGAGCGATGCTCTTCAGCTGATTGAGAAATATGAGATTGACGAAAACG CCAAAGTGAAACAGCTAATGACAAAGGATGGCTTCCTAATGTACCTGCACCAGCCGGAGGGCCTGATCTTTAACCCGACCCATAAGAGTCTTTACCAAGACATGAACCAGCCTCTCAACCATTATTTCATCTCCTCCTCTCACAACACATACCTGACGGAGGACCAGATCAAAGGACCCAGCAGCACTGATGCTTACATAAA AGCGCTTCTAAAAGGCTGTCGCTGTGTCGAGCTGGACTGCTGGGATGGATCTGATGGCGAGCCGGTCATTTATCACGGACACACTCTCACCTCGAAGATCCTCTTCAAGGATGTCATCAAAGCTATTAAAGACTTTGCCTTTAAG aCGTCTGAATATCCTGTGATCCTGTCTTTGGAGAACCATTGCAGTGTGGAGCAGCAGCAGATCATGGCTCAGCACATGATCTCCATCCTGGGTAGCGCTCTGGTCACCAAACCCCTCGGCGATAAGATGCCCACATGTTTTCCTTCCCCTGAG GAGCTAAAAGGTCGGTTTATAGTCAAAGGGAAGAGCCTGGGCAAACTTGAGGACACGTTTTCAGATGAAGCTAATAAAGCAGATGATGGAAGTGTAACGGAGGAAGAGGACGACGAAGGCGATGAAGAGCAAGAAAAGTCTAAG ACGTCAAAGTCACTGAAGTTAGCAAAGGAGCTGTCGGATATTGTCATCTACTGCAAAAGCGTTCACTTCCGTGGGTTTGAAGATTCTCGGGACAAACAGTCTTTTAATGAGATGGCCTCCTTTAAAGAGGGAGAGGCTGTAAAGCTGGCAGAGAACTCTG CAAATGAGTACATCAGTCACAATATAGACAAACTCAGCAGAATTTATCCATCTGGACTGAGGGCAGACTCTTCAAACTATAATCCTGTGCCTCTGTGGAATGTTGGCTGTCAGATAG TGGCCCTCAACTTTCAGACGCCCTGCACAGAGATGGATCTGAATCAGGGACTTTTCCTTCAAAACGGAAAGAGCGGCTATATTCTAAAGCCTTCTTACCTGCGGGACCGAGCCACAGAGTTTGACCCCATCACTCTCACTAGAGGACCGTGGTTAAAGCAAAAGATTCTTCACGTGATG GTGATCTCAGCCCAGCAGTTACCCAAAGTAAATGAGAGCAAGCACTCAGTTGTGGATCCTTTAGTTCAAGTGCAGATTTATGGTGTGCCAGCAGATACAACCATGAAACAAACACAGTACATTGAGAATAACG GGTTCAACCCAATGTGGAATGAAAACTTCCAGTTTGAAGTGTGTGTGCCGGATCTAGCACTAGTGCGCTTTTTGATCGAGGACTATGATTCTACATCAGGGAATGAGTTTATTGGGCAGAACACACTTCCCTTCAACAGTCTAAGAAATG GATACCACCATGTGCCACTGCTCAACAAGAATGGAGATCTGATTTCCCCGGCTGGGCTTTTTGTTCACATCATGGTTGTTAATTCTGAATAG